A single window of Ferrimonas balearica DSM 9799 DNA harbors:
- the ilvG gene encoding acetolactate synthase 2 catalytic subunit, with product MISGAEAVVRALAEQGVRTLFGYPGGAIMPIYDALYDSPVEHLLCRHEQGAAFAAIGYARASGKVGVCMATSGPGATNLITALADAMMDSIPVVAITGQVPSAAIGTDAFQEIDVLGLSLACTKHSFLVSSPDTLCDTLHQAFELAAEGRPGPVLVDIPKDVQQAMVAYHGRPRALPQAANDTFELEAAQAMLADSRKPLLYVGGGVGMAGAVAELRDFIRVTGMPSVTTLKGIGAIAHGTPGFLGMLGMHGSRAANQAVQECDLLIAVGARFDDRVTGKLDAFAPTAKVIHLDIDPAEISKRRDAMVSYCGDLRRVLPALAMPMDVSEWRDHCDEQKQQCAHRYDHPGATIYAPALLKRLAETLPRNAMVSCDVGQHQMWVAQHMWFDSPSNHLSSAGLGTMGFGLPAAIGAQLARPDDLSLLVSGDGSFMMNVQELTTIKRARLPLKIVLLDNQRLGMVKQWQELFFEERFSETDLSDNPDFVTMAAAFNIPGRHIWRKDQVEEAMAEMLAAEGPYLLHVSISEKENVWPLVPPGASNDEMMEEKR from the coding sequence ATGATAAGCGGAGCGGAGGCGGTAGTACGCGCGTTGGCAGAACAGGGAGTTCGCACTCTGTTCGGCTACCCGGGCGGTGCCATCATGCCAATTTACGATGCCCTGTATGACAGCCCGGTAGAGCATCTGCTGTGTCGGCATGAACAGGGCGCAGCGTTTGCCGCCATCGGCTACGCTCGCGCTTCCGGCAAGGTGGGGGTCTGCATGGCCACCTCCGGGCCGGGCGCGACCAACCTGATCACCGCGCTGGCGGACGCCATGATGGATTCCATCCCGGTGGTGGCCATCACCGGCCAGGTGCCCAGTGCGGCGATCGGTACCGATGCGTTCCAGGAGATTGATGTGTTGGGCCTGTCGCTGGCCTGCACCAAGCACAGTTTCCTGGTCAGTTCGCCCGACACCCTCTGTGACACCCTGCATCAGGCGTTTGAGCTGGCGGCGGAAGGGCGTCCTGGTCCGGTTCTGGTGGACATCCCCAAGGATGTGCAGCAGGCGATGGTGGCGTATCACGGCCGGCCTCGTGCCCTGCCGCAGGCGGCCAATGACACTTTTGAACTGGAAGCGGCCCAGGCGATGCTGGCCGATTCCCGCAAGCCGCTGCTGTACGTGGGTGGTGGTGTCGGCATGGCCGGTGCGGTGGCGGAGTTGCGTGACTTTATCCGGGTCACCGGCATGCCGTCGGTCACCACCCTCAAGGGGATTGGCGCCATTGCTCACGGCACACCGGGCTTCCTCGGCATGCTCGGCATGCACGGCAGCCGGGCGGCCAACCAGGCGGTTCAGGAGTGTGACCTGCTGATTGCGGTGGGCGCCCGATTTGATGACCGGGTGACCGGCAAGCTCGATGCGTTTGCCCCCACCGCCAAGGTGATTCACCTGGACATCGACCCGGCCGAAATCAGCAAGCGTCGGGATGCCATGGTCTCCTACTGTGGCGATCTGCGCCGGGTGTTGCCCGCTCTGGCGATGCCGATGGACGTGTCGGAATGGCGCGATCACTGCGATGAGCAGAAACAGCAGTGTGCCCATCGTTACGACCACCCCGGTGCCACCATCTACGCGCCAGCCCTGCTGAAGCGTCTGGCGGAAACCCTGCCGCGCAACGCCATGGTTTCCTGCGACGTGGGGCAGCACCAGATGTGGGTGGCTCAGCATATGTGGTTCGACAGCCCCAGCAACCACCTCTCCAGTGCCGGTTTGGGCACCATGGGATTTGGTCTGCCGGCGGCCATCGGCGCCCAGTTGGCCCGTCCCGATGACCTGTCGCTGCTGGTCTCCGGTGATGGCTCTTTCATGATGAACGTGCAGGAGCTCACCACCATCAAGCGGGCTCGCCTGCCCCTCAAGATTGTGCTGCTGGATAACCAGCGCTTGGGCATGGTGAAGCAGTGGCAGGAGCTGTTCTTCGAGGAGCGCTTCAGCGAAACCGACCTGTCCGACAACCCGGATTTCGTCACCATGGCGGCGGCGTTCAATATCCCCGGCCGCCATATCTGGCGCAAAGACCAGGTAGAGGAAGCGATGGCCGAGATGCTGGCAGCGGAAGGCCCCTACCTGTTGCACGTATCGATTTCAGAAAAGGAAAACGTCTGGCCCCTGGTTCCGCCGGGTGCGTCAAATGACGAGATGATGGAGGAAAAGCGATGA
- the ilvM gene encoding acetolactate synthase 2 small subunit gives MSEHTLYIEMNPSPDVLERVLRVTRHRGFTVRNMNMAYAGNQSQMAVTVSSERPIDQLTRQLDKLFDVTDCRIETACESAPAAAANA, from the coding sequence ATGAGCGAGCACACCCTGTATATCGAGATGAACCCCAGCCCGGATGTACTGGAGCGCGTGCTGCGGGTGACCCGCCATCGCGGCTTCACCGTCCGCAATATGAACATGGCGTACGCCGGCAACCAATCGCAGATGGCGGTAACGGTGAGCAGCGAACGCCCGATTGACCAACTCACCCGTCAGTTGGATAAATTGTTCGATGTGACCGATTGTCGCATCGAAACGGCTTGCGAGTCGGCCCCGGCCGCCGCAGCCAACGCTTAA
- a CDS encoding DUF523 domain-containing protein — protein sequence MDCQQSSGFRVLTSACLLGQPVRYDGQAKGLADPRLAQWEKAGLLLTVCPEVAGGLPVPRPAAELGEKGRVRTEGGDDVSLAFHRGARVALALCQRYGIRLALLKANSPSCGNTRIYSGRFDGQLVVGEGVTAALLRQHGIEVFNETQLDQLAQALDRTAPAPAAD from the coding sequence ATGGATTGTCAACAATCGTCCGGTTTCCGAGTGCTGACCAGCGCCTGTTTGCTGGGCCAACCGGTACGTTATGACGGCCAGGCCAAAGGGCTGGCAGACCCCCGTTTAGCCCAGTGGGAGAAGGCGGGGTTGCTGTTGACGGTGTGCCCCGAGGTGGCGGGCGGGTTGCCGGTGCCCCGGCCAGCCGCAGAGCTTGGCGAAAAGGGCCGGGTAAGAACCGAGGGGGGCGACGACGTCAGTCTGGCCTTCCACCGGGGGGCCCGGGTGGCCCTGGCGCTGTGCCAGCGTTATGGGATTCGCCTGGCACTGCTGAAAGCCAACAGCCCGTCCTGCGGCAATACCCGCATCTATTCAGGCCGTTTCGATGGTCAGTTGGTGGTGGGAGAGGGGGTGACGGCCGCGCTGCTTCGGCAGCACGGCATCGAGGTGTTTAACGAGACTCAGCTTGACCAGTTGGCTCAAGCTCTTGATAGAACGGCGCCGGCGCCTGCTGCTGATTGA
- a CDS encoding acyltransferase: MVSTLRGLLSFSGYVINTLFWFPWVILLGLLKLLPIAPLRRGCTVLLDGIAGIWIGINNLNQRLLSRTRVITHALPELNPKQWYLVIANHQSWVDILMLQRVFNGKIPFLKFFLKRELLYVPFLGLCWWALDFPFMRRYSKSFLAKNPHLKGKDREATRKACEKFHYQPVSIMNFVEGTRFTPAKKARQESPFPTLLKPKVGGVAMSLDAMGGKMKRLLDVTIYYPAGIPSFWDYLCGRVPKVELWIEEHCLEPINRLDYQKREDKGTYQSWLNQIWSEKAGKLAALEHQQERQDC; encoded by the coding sequence ATGGTGTCCACGCTGCGTGGGCTGCTGTCGTTCAGCGGCTACGTCATCAACACCTTGTTCTGGTTTCCCTGGGTGATTCTGCTCGGCCTGCTGAAGCTGCTGCCCATCGCCCCGTTGCGACGGGGCTGCACGGTGCTGCTCGATGGCATCGCCGGGATCTGGATCGGCATCAACAACCTCAATCAGCGGCTGTTGTCCCGCACCCGGGTGATCACCCATGCCCTGCCGGAACTGAACCCCAAGCAGTGGTATCTGGTGATCGCCAACCATCAGTCCTGGGTCGATATCCTGATGTTGCAGCGGGTGTTTAACGGCAAAATCCCCTTCCTCAAGTTCTTTCTCAAGCGCGAGCTGTTGTACGTGCCGTTCCTGGGACTGTGCTGGTGGGCCTTGGATTTCCCCTTTATGCGCCGTTACAGCAAAAGCTTCCTGGCCAAAAATCCGCACCTGAAAGGCAAGGACCGGGAAGCCACCCGCAAAGCCTGTGAGAAGTTTCACTACCAGCCCGTCAGCATCATGAACTTTGTCGAGGGCACCCGCTTTACCCCGGCAAAGAAGGCGCGGCAGGAGAGTCCCTTCCCCACCCTGCTCAAACCCAAGGTGGGCGGCGTGGCCATGTCCCTGGACGCCATGGGGGGCAAGATGAAAAGACTGCTGGATGTCACCATCTACTACCCGGCCGGTATCCCCAGTTTCTGGGATTACCTGTGTGGCCGGGTACCGAAGGTAGAGCTGTGGATCGAGGAACACTGCCTCGAACCCATCAACCGGCTGGATTACCAGAAACGTGAAGACAAGGGGACGTACCAGAGCTGGTTAAACCAGATCTGGAGTGAGAAAGCGGGTAAGCTTGCCGCCCTGGAGCATCAACAAGAGAGACAGGATTGCTGA
- a CDS encoding branched-chain amino acid transaminase, with translation MSQADYIWFNGEMVPWQDAKVHVLSHALHYGSSVFEGIRAYHTPKGPAVFRLKEHIQRLFDSAKIYRMPIPWSVEEIEQACRDSVGQNGLDSAYIRPLAFYGHVGLGLNVPAGSQAEVIVAAFPWNAYLGDESAETGVDVCVSSWNRLAANTMPTAAKAGGNYLSSQLISGEARRHGYAEGIALDVNGQISEGAGENLFIVKNGVLYTPPVTAAILPGITRDTIMTLARDAGYTVREEALAREALYLADEIFMTGTAAEIVPVRSVDGITIGEGRRGEITGAMQKAFFGLFTGDTEDKWGWLDYVHTPSDEQAFAAHTMAVEL, from the coding sequence GTGAGCCAAGCCGATTACATCTGGTTTAATGGAGAGATGGTGCCCTGGCAGGATGCCAAGGTGCACGTCCTCAGCCATGCCCTGCATTACGGTTCGTCGGTGTTCGAAGGGATTCGCGCCTACCACACCCCCAAGGGCCCGGCGGTGTTCCGTCTGAAGGAACACATTCAGCGCCTGTTTGATTCCGCCAAAATCTACCGCATGCCGATCCCCTGGAGTGTGGAGGAGATTGAGCAGGCCTGTCGCGACTCGGTAGGCCAGAACGGCCTCGACAGCGCCTACATCCGCCCTCTCGCGTTCTATGGCCATGTCGGCCTGGGTTTGAATGTGCCTGCCGGCAGCCAGGCTGAGGTGATTGTGGCGGCCTTCCCCTGGAACGCATACCTCGGTGATGAGAGTGCCGAAACTGGCGTGGATGTGTGCGTCTCCAGCTGGAACCGGCTGGCGGCCAACACCATGCCCACCGCAGCAAAAGCGGGTGGTAACTACCTCTCGTCCCAGCTGATCTCCGGCGAAGCCCGACGTCATGGCTATGCCGAGGGGATCGCCCTGGACGTCAACGGCCAGATCTCCGAAGGGGCCGGTGAGAACCTGTTTATCGTCAAAAACGGCGTGCTTTACACCCCGCCGGTGACCGCCGCCATCCTGCCGGGCATCACCCGCGACACCATCATGACGTTGGCCCGTGACGCCGGTTATACCGTGCGTGAAGAGGCACTGGCGCGGGAAGCGCTCTACCTGGCCGACGAGATCTTTATGACCGGCACCGCCGCCGAGATTGTGCCGGTGCGTTCGGTGGATGGCATCACCATCGGTGAGGGCCGCCGCGGTGAGATCACCGGCGCCATGCAAAAGGCGTTCTTTGGCCTGTTCACCGGCGACACCGAAGACAAGTGGGGCTGGCTCGATTACGTCCACACTCCCAGCGATGAGCAGGCGTTTGCCGCTCACACCATGGCGGTGGAACTGTAA
- a CDS encoding YifB family Mg chelatase-like AAA ATPase: protein MSLSRVLSRGQLGIEAPRVTVEVHLGGGLPSFTIVGLPEASVRESRERVRAALQMAGFEFPARRITVNLAPADLPKQGGRFDLPIALGILAASKQLPDICLHNREFYGELSLSGALRPIPGVLPAIVAGHQAGHRLYLPEENGPEAALVSDADTQLSPSLLALVAGLLGQQPLPGPPAASAPPQPSEHCLSDIIGQGHAKRALMIAAAGHHHLLLMGPPGTGKTLLASRLASLLPPLTTEQALAVAAIHSVAGMSRTPAQLHQRPFRGPHHSSSAASLVGGGSIPQPGEISLAHHGVLFLDELPEFARTVLDSLREPLESGEVVISRASAKLTFPAQFQLVAAMNPAPSGETGQHSRDTPEQIRRYLSRLSGPFLDRFDLTIEVPRLPPGSLTQGQREGPTSDEVRALVAAARQQALTRQGCLNQALAGHRLGPGVGIPAAGLQYAERAVSKLGLSVRAFHRILRVSRTIADLAGEDQVGKAHMAEALGYRAMDRLLKELSSMTG from the coding sequence ATGAGTCTTTCCCGTGTGTTAAGTCGTGGCCAGTTGGGCATCGAAGCACCCCGGGTCACGGTGGAAGTTCACCTGGGCGGTGGCTTGCCCAGTTTTACCATTGTCGGTCTGCCCGAAGCCTCGGTGCGGGAGTCCCGCGAGCGGGTTCGGGCCGCCCTGCAGATGGCGGGGTTTGAGTTTCCGGCCCGACGGATTACCGTCAATCTGGCCCCCGCGGATCTGCCCAAACAGGGGGGGCGGTTCGACCTGCCCATCGCTCTGGGAATTCTTGCCGCATCAAAGCAACTTCCCGACATTTGCCTGCACAATCGTGAATTTTATGGCGAACTCAGCCTGTCCGGCGCCCTGCGCCCCATCCCCGGAGTGCTGCCCGCTATTGTCGCCGGCCATCAGGCCGGTCACCGTCTCTATCTGCCCGAAGAAAATGGCCCGGAAGCGGCCCTGGTCAGCGACGCCGATACCCAGCTCAGTCCCTCCCTGCTGGCGCTGGTGGCCGGGTTATTGGGGCAACAGCCCCTGCCCGGCCCTCCGGCTGCCAGTGCACCGCCACAGCCGAGTGAACACTGCCTGAGCGACATCATCGGTCAGGGCCACGCCAAGCGGGCCCTGATGATCGCCGCCGCGGGTCATCACCATCTCTTGCTGATGGGGCCTCCAGGCACCGGAAAAACCCTGTTGGCAAGCCGACTGGCCAGCCTGTTGCCCCCGCTGACCACCGAACAGGCTCTGGCCGTGGCAGCAATTCACTCGGTAGCAGGGATGAGCCGTACGCCGGCTCAACTCCATCAACGGCCATTTCGGGGACCTCACCATTCCAGCTCTGCGGCTTCCCTGGTGGGGGGCGGCAGCATTCCTCAACCCGGGGAGATCTCTCTGGCCCACCACGGCGTTCTGTTTCTCGATGAACTGCCGGAGTTTGCCCGCACTGTGCTGGACAGCCTCAGAGAGCCCCTTGAAAGCGGCGAAGTGGTGATCTCCCGGGCCAGCGCCAAGCTGACGTTTCCGGCCCAGTTCCAGCTGGTGGCCGCCATGAACCCTGCTCCCTCCGGCGAAACCGGCCAGCACAGCCGGGATACCCCGGAGCAGATCCGACGCTACCTCTCCCGCCTCTCCGGCCCCTTCCTAGACCGTTTCGATCTGACCATTGAGGTGCCCCGCCTGCCCCCCGGCAGCCTGACTCAGGGGCAACGTGAGGGCCCCACCAGTGACGAGGTCCGGGCCTTGGTGGCAGCAGCGCGACAGCAGGCGCTGACCCGCCAGGGCTGTCTCAATCAGGCGCTTGCCGGCCATCGGCTGGGCCCCGGTGTGGGGATCCCGGCAGCGGGCTTGCAGTACGCCGAACGGGCCGTCAGTAAGCTGGGATTATCGGTGCGTGCCTTTCACCGCATCCTGCGGGTTTCCCGGACCATCGCCGATCTGGCGGGTGAAGATCAGGTGGGCAAAGCCCATATGGCGGAAGCGCTGGGTTACCGGGCGATGGATCGTTTACTGAAAGAGTTGTCATCAATGACTGGATAA
- the ilvD gene encoding dihydroxy-acid dehydratase codes for MPKLRSATTTAGRNMAGARALWRATGMTDDDFGKPIIAIANSFTQFVPGHVHLKNMGELVAGAIEEAGGVAKEFNTIAVDDGIAMGHGGMLYSLPSRELIADSVEYMVNAHCADALVCISNCDKITPGMLMAAMRLNIPTIFVSGGPMEAGKTKLSDQIIKLDLVDAMVQAADPNVSDEQSEQVERSACPTCGSCSGMFTANSMNCLTEALGLALPGNGSMLATHADRKGLFLEAGRRIVELCHRWYKQEDDTALPRGIANRQAFENAMALDIAMGGSTNTILHLLAAAQEGQVPFTMSDIDVLSRKVPNLCKVAPATPQYHMEDVHRAGGVMALLSELARGGLIHTQVPHVAGQSLAAVLAERDVANAPCASVAEFYRAGPAGIRTTQAFSQDCRWPTLDVDRQNGCIRDIDHAYSQDGGLAVLSGNLAADGCVVKTAGVAESCLTFTGPARVFDSQDAAVSAILGGQVQAGDVVVIRYEGPKGGPGMQEMLYPTSYLKSMGLGQACALITDGRFSGGTSGLSIGHVSPEAASGGTIALVEEGDVIAIDIPNRRIELQVSAEVLAQRAEHCRYRPNRERLVSPALKAYAHLATSADKGAVRDLSKLEDGA; via the coding sequence ATGCCGAAGCTTCGATCCGCCACCACCACCGCCGGCCGTAATATGGCGGGGGCCCGTGCCCTCTGGCGCGCCACCGGCATGACCGACGACGACTTTGGCAAACCCATTATCGCCATCGCCAACTCCTTTACCCAGTTTGTGCCCGGCCATGTGCACCTGAAGAACATGGGGGAACTGGTGGCGGGCGCCATTGAGGAAGCGGGTGGGGTGGCCAAGGAGTTCAACACCATCGCCGTGGACGACGGCATCGCCATGGGTCATGGGGGGATGCTCTACTCCCTGCCCAGCCGGGAATTGATTGCCGACTCGGTTGAGTACATGGTGAATGCCCACTGCGCCGACGCGCTGGTGTGCATCTCCAATTGCGACAAGATCACCCCCGGTATGCTGATGGCGGCGATGCGCCTCAACATCCCCACCATCTTTGTCTCCGGCGGGCCGATGGAAGCGGGCAAAACCAAGCTGTCGGATCAGATCATCAAGCTCGATCTGGTGGACGCCATGGTGCAGGCGGCGGATCCCAATGTCTCTGACGAACAGAGCGAACAAGTTGAGCGCAGCGCCTGCCCCACCTGCGGTTCCTGCTCCGGCATGTTTACCGCCAACTCCATGAACTGCCTGACCGAAGCGCTGGGCCTGGCGTTGCCGGGCAACGGCTCGATGCTGGCCACCCACGCCGACCGCAAAGGGCTGTTTCTGGAAGCGGGTCGACGCATCGTTGAACTGTGCCACCGCTGGTATAAACAGGAGGATGACACCGCCCTGCCGCGCGGTATCGCCAACCGCCAGGCGTTTGAAAACGCCATGGCGCTGGACATCGCCATGGGCGGCTCCACCAACACCATTCTGCACCTGCTGGCGGCCGCTCAGGAGGGCCAGGTGCCCTTTACCATGAGCGACATCGACGTGCTGTCGCGCAAAGTGCCCAATCTCTGCAAGGTGGCTCCCGCCACCCCGCAATACCATATGGAAGATGTGCATCGGGCCGGGGGCGTGATGGCCCTGCTGTCCGAGCTGGCCCGGGGCGGCCTGATCCACACTCAGGTGCCCCACGTGGCGGGGCAGTCGCTGGCGGCCGTGCTGGCCGAGCGGGATGTGGCCAACGCCCCCTGTGCCAGCGTCGCGGAGTTCTACCGGGCGGGCCCGGCGGGGATCCGCACCACCCAGGCGTTCTCCCAGGATTGCCGCTGGCCCACCCTGGATGTGGACCGGCAAAACGGCTGCATCCGCGATATTGACCACGCCTATAGTCAGGACGGCGGACTGGCGGTGCTGTCCGGCAATCTGGCTGCCGATGGCTGCGTGGTGAAAACCGCGGGGGTGGCGGAATCCTGCCTCACCTTTACCGGCCCCGCGCGGGTGTTCGACAGCCAGGATGCGGCAGTCAGCGCCATTCTGGGCGGTCAGGTGCAGGCCGGTGACGTGGTGGTGATCCGCTACGAGGGGCCGAAAGGCGGTCCCGGCATGCAGGAGATGCTTTACCCCACCAGCTATCTCAAGTCGATGGGATTGGGTCAGGCCTGCGCCCTGATCACCGATGGCCGCTTCTCCGGCGGCACCTCCGGCCTCTCCATCGGCCACGTATCACCGGAAGCGGCCAGCGGCGGCACCATTGCGCTGGTGGAGGAGGGCGATGTCATCGCCATCGATATCCCCAACCGGCGGATTGAGCTGCAGGTGAGCGCCGAAGTGCTGGCCCAACGCGCCGAACACTGCCGTTATCGCCCCAACCGTGAGCGCCTGGTGTCGCCGGCGCTGAAAGCCTATGCCCACCTGGCCACCAGCGCAGACAAGGGGGCCGTGCGGGATCTCAGCAAGCTGGAGGATGGGGCATGA
- a CDS encoding GntR family transcriptional regulator has translation MSESKQPTLADRTLSELQNAIIQGDLAPGSKINEQELAARYGVSRGPLREALQRLEQRRLVERIPHVGATVVRLTPEKLRDLYQVRAELEAMACRLAAQRITPSQVNALTELLDRQQVVFSQPELPPIQDDIDFHFGLIQASGNSTLITTLTGDLYYQLQMYRNQCSSGRRPLEALAQHRRILDAVAQGDGELAALLMRRHIEAGARHTAQLLRQTMEELTA, from the coding sequence GTGAGCGAAAGCAAGCAACCGACCTTAGCCGACCGCACCCTGAGTGAGCTGCAAAATGCCATCATTCAGGGCGACCTTGCACCGGGCAGCAAGATCAATGAGCAGGAGCTGGCAGCCCGCTATGGTGTCAGCCGCGGCCCGCTGCGGGAAGCCCTGCAGCGACTGGAACAGCGCCGCCTGGTGGAGCGCATCCCCCATGTCGGCGCCACGGTGGTCAGGCTGACGCCGGAAAAGCTCCGCGACCTTTACCAGGTCCGGGCCGAGCTCGAGGCGATGGCCTGCCGGCTTGCCGCGCAACGCATCACCCCATCTCAGGTCAACGCCCTGACCGAACTGCTCGACCGCCAGCAGGTGGTGTTCTCACAGCCTGAGCTGCCCCCCATTCAGGACGACATCGATTTCCATTTTGGCCTGATCCAGGCCAGTGGCAATTCCACCCTGATCACCACCCTCACCGGTGATCTCTACTACCAGCTACAGATGTACCGCAACCAATGCAGCAGTGGACGACGTCCACTCGAGGCGCTGGCGCAACACCGCCGCATCCTCGACGCCGTGGCCCAGGGCGACGGTGAACTGGCCGCGCTGCTGATGCGCCGCCATATCGAGGCCGGCGCCCGTCACACCGCCCAGCTGCTGCGTCAAACCATGGAGGAGTTAACCGCATGA
- a CDS encoding acyltransferase — protein MLSFLPAPILAPLNAVLACLSVLFWGGLIILLAPIKLLPIPALRRQISALCNACMHGWVATNYGVLRLTTKTRWEVDGLSESQLSKQGWYLVLANHLSWADIVVVTVVLRNQVPMLKFFLKQQLLYVPVMGLACWALDMPFMRRYTKSQIAKNPALKGKDIETTRRSCEKFKDLPTCVINFVEGSRLTRSKHQRQRSPFRYLMKPKAGGIAFALNTLGSQFDQLLDVTIVYPDAPENIMWALLQGKLDRIHVSVRTLPMSEVPVGDYDSDKAYRVTFQHWLNGLWLEKDRTIANVINQQQAPAPFYQELEPTGQAESR, from the coding sequence ATGTTGTCGTTTTTGCCCGCGCCGATTCTGGCGCCGCTTAACGCCGTACTGGCCTGCCTGAGCGTACTGTTCTGGGGTGGCCTGATCATTCTGCTTGCCCCCATCAAACTGCTGCCCATCCCGGCATTGCGGCGGCAGATCAGTGCTCTGTGCAACGCCTGCATGCACGGCTGGGTCGCGACCAATTACGGGGTGCTGCGGCTCACCACCAAAACCCGCTGGGAAGTGGATGGCCTGTCCGAAAGCCAGCTTTCCAAGCAGGGCTGGTATCTGGTTCTGGCCAATCACCTGAGCTGGGCCGACATCGTGGTGGTCACCGTGGTGCTGCGCAACCAGGTGCCGATGCTGAAGTTCTTCCTCAAACAGCAGCTGCTCTATGTGCCCGTGATGGGACTGGCTTGCTGGGCGCTGGATATGCCCTTTATGCGGCGCTACACCAAGAGCCAGATCGCCAAAAATCCGGCCCTGAAAGGTAAGGACATTGAAACCACCCGCCGCAGCTGCGAGAAGTTCAAAGACCTGCCCACCTGCGTCATCAACTTTGTCGAAGGCTCACGCCTGACCCGCTCCAAGCACCAGCGTCAGCGCAGTCCGTTCCGCTACCTGATGAAGCCCAAGGCCGGTGGCATCGCCTTTGCGCTCAATACCCTGGGCAGTCAGTTCGACCAGTTGCTGGACGTCACCATCGTCTACCCGGATGCACCGGAAAACATCATGTGGGCGTTGCTGCAGGGCAAACTGGACCGCATCCATGTCAGTGTCCGCACCCTGCCTATGAGCGAAGTCCCCGTCGGCGACTACGACAGCGACAAGGCCTACCGCGTGACCTTCCAGCACTGGCTCAACGGCCTGTGGCTGGAGAAGGACCGCACCATCGCCAATGTGATCAATCAGCAGCAGGCGCCGGCGCCGTTCTATCAAGAGCTTGAGCCAACTGGTCAAGCTGAGTCTCGTTAA
- the ilvC gene encoding ketol-acid reductoisomerase gives MTQMYHQADANPSLLEGKTIAVLGYGSQGRGQSLNLRDSGANVVIGLRPGGPSWQQAESEGWQPVPFAEAVKDADIVMMLTPDMAQAQIYRDHIEPNIKPGAMLMFSHGFNILYDLIKPSAEIDVTMVAPKGPGYLVRTEYERGAGVPCLMAVHQDATGSAHAKALAYADAVGGTRGGVLTTNFKEETETDLFGEQAVLCGGAIAMVRKGWETLVEAGYQPELAYFECLHELKLIVDLLYEGGISRMHQFVSDTASYGALTRGDRIVDDRAKETMKQVLTEIQTGQFAREWIDEYQSGNADYHRRKTEECSHPIEAVGADLRGRMSWLKRGE, from the coding sequence ATGACCCAGATGTATCACCAAGCGGACGCCAACCCGAGTTTGCTGGAAGGAAAAACCATTGCCGTGCTCGGTTACGGCAGTCAGGGCCGCGGCCAGTCTCTGAACCTGCGGGACAGTGGCGCCAACGTGGTGATCGGTCTGCGTCCGGGTGGCCCGAGCTGGCAACAGGCCGAGTCCGAGGGCTGGCAGCCGGTGCCCTTTGCGGAAGCGGTGAAGGACGCCGACATCGTGATGATGCTGACTCCGGATATGGCTCAGGCCCAGATCTACCGCGATCACATCGAACCCAACATCAAGCCGGGCGCGATGCTGATGTTCAGCCACGGCTTCAACATCCTGTATGACCTGATCAAACCCTCCGCCGAGATCGACGTGACCATGGTGGCGCCGAAAGGCCCGGGCTACCTGGTTCGTACCGAGTACGAGCGTGGTGCCGGTGTGCCCTGTCTGATGGCGGTGCACCAGGACGCCACCGGCAGTGCTCACGCCAAGGCTCTGGCCTACGCCGATGCCGTAGGTGGCACCCGCGGTGGGGTACTGACCACCAATTTCAAAGAGGAAACCGAAACCGACCTGTTTGGTGAGCAGGCGGTGTTGTGTGGCGGCGCCATCGCGATGGTTCGCAAAGGCTGGGAAACCCTGGTGGAAGCCGGTTACCAGCCGGAGCTGGCTTACTTTGAGTGCCTGCACGAACTCAAGCTGATCGTTGACCTGTTGTACGAAGGCGGCATCAGCCGGATGCACCAGTTTGTGTCCGACACCGCCTCCTACGGCGCACTGACCCGGGGCGATCGCATCGTTGATGACCGCGCCAAAGAGACCATGAAGCAGGTGCTGACCGAGATCCAAACCGGCCAGTTTGCCCGTGAGTGGATCGATGAGTACCAGTCCGGTAACGCGGACTACCACCGTCGCAAGACCGAAGAGTGCAGCCACCCGATCGAAGCGGTGGGTGCGGACTTGCGTGGCCGTATGAGCTGGTTGAAGCGGGGAGAGTAA